One window of Saccharopolyspora phatthalungensis genomic DNA carries:
- a CDS encoding adenosylcobalamin-dependent ribonucleoside-diphosphate reductase, which produces MSQPGHHASRWPTQVRRRDGRLVDFDVKRIEAAIARAAREVGHGDGHLAGSMAEAVADGLGGQLRHRVPTVEQIQDAVERRLVAEGQHEIARAYVVYRQRRAELREAKALLRVRDELKLSLAAVTVLRQRYLRRDAHGHPVESTGEMLDRVATFVAAAEDTYQAGASEQWAQRFSTLLRSLDFLPNSPTLMNAGTPLGFLSGCVVLPVEDSLRSIFSALQYASIIQQAGGGTGYAFSRVRPAGDLVASTGGTASGPVPFLRVFDTAADVVRQGGRRRGANMAVLDVSHPDIYEFVTAKAADSAALENFNLSVAVSNAFLRAVEANGTHRLVNPRTGRTTARVPAADLFDAMCESAHRCGDPGLLFLDTINRANPLPHLGRIEATNPCGEVPLLPYESCNLGSINLAHCTADGRMDWDRLTNIVEVAVRFLDDVIDVSRYPFDELEQAARASRKIGLGFMGLAEMLASLGVPYDSAQAVRLAGRIARHVQDTAHAASARLAESRGAFPAFADSAPANSVAVRNAQLTSIAPTGTISLIAGTTAGIEPMFAIAYARNVLDRHLLESNPCFERLARDRGFYSDALLTEIARTGGVRGNRRIPEDVRAAFPTALEIAPEWHLRMQAAVQRHVDAAVSKTINLPTSATVDDVRKIFLEAWRAKVKGITAYRYGSRPHQVLTLVSPEDRAAEPPLRVDTTFVGGCAAHTCEF; this is translated from the coding sequence ATGAGCCAGCCAGGGCACCACGCGTCGCGTTGGCCGACCCAGGTACGCCGTCGGGACGGCCGGTTGGTGGACTTCGACGTCAAGCGGATCGAAGCAGCGATCGCCCGCGCCGCGCGCGAAGTCGGCCACGGGGACGGGCACTTGGCCGGGAGCATGGCTGAAGCGGTGGCTGACGGGTTGGGCGGCCAGCTTCGCCACCGGGTTCCGACGGTTGAGCAGATCCAGGACGCGGTCGAGCGGCGTTTGGTCGCTGAGGGTCAGCACGAGATCGCCCGCGCCTACGTCGTGTATCGCCAGCGGCGCGCGGAACTGCGCGAAGCCAAAGCGCTCCTACGGGTGCGCGATGAGCTGAAGCTCAGCCTGGCCGCGGTGACCGTACTGCGGCAGCGCTACCTCCGCCGCGACGCGCATGGTCATCCGGTGGAATCGACGGGAGAGATGCTGGATCGGGTGGCGACGTTCGTCGCGGCGGCCGAGGACACCTACCAAGCCGGGGCGTCGGAGCAGTGGGCGCAGCGGTTTTCCACGTTGCTGCGCAGCCTGGACTTCCTGCCGAACTCGCCGACGTTGATGAACGCGGGCACGCCCCTCGGGTTCCTGTCCGGCTGTGTGGTGCTGCCCGTGGAGGACTCGCTGCGGTCGATCTTTTCCGCCCTGCAATACGCCTCGATCATTCAACAGGCCGGTGGCGGAACCGGGTATGCGTTCTCCCGAGTGCGTCCTGCCGGTGACCTCGTGGCCAGTACCGGCGGTACCGCGAGCGGCCCGGTGCCGTTTCTGCGGGTCTTCGACACTGCTGCGGACGTGGTGCGCCAGGGCGGCCGCCGGCGAGGCGCCAATATGGCCGTTCTTGACGTCTCCCATCCGGATATCTACGAATTCGTCACCGCCAAGGCGGCAGACTCGGCAGCATTGGAGAACTTCAACCTCTCCGTCGCGGTCAGCAATGCTTTCCTTCGTGCTGTCGAGGCCAACGGCACGCACCGGTTGGTCAATCCGCGCACCGGGCGAACGACGGCCCGAGTGCCGGCAGCGGACCTCTTCGACGCCATGTGCGAGTCCGCGCATCGATGCGGCGATCCCGGTCTGCTGTTCCTGGACACCATCAACCGCGCCAACCCGCTTCCCCACCTGGGGCGCATCGAAGCGACCAACCCGTGCGGGGAGGTGCCGCTGCTGCCCTACGAATCCTGCAACCTCGGCTCGATCAACCTCGCCCACTGCACCGCCGACGGGCGTATGGACTGGGACCGCCTGACCAACATCGTCGAGGTGGCGGTGCGGTTCCTCGACGACGTCATCGACGTCAGCCGCTATCCGTTCGACGAACTCGAACAAGCGGCCAGGGCGAGCCGCAAGATCGGGTTGGGGTTCATGGGCCTGGCCGAAATGCTCGCCTCCCTCGGCGTGCCCTACGACAGCGCCCAGGCCGTGCGACTCGCAGGCCGGATCGCCCGCCACGTTCAGGACACGGCCCACGCAGCCTCAGCGCGGCTGGCCGAGTCCCGCGGCGCCTTCCCCGCCTTCGCCGACAGCGCTCCGGCCAATTCCGTCGCCGTGCGCAATGCGCAACTCACCTCGATCGCGCCCACCGGCACGATTTCCCTGATCGCCGGCACCACCGCAGGAATCGAGCCGATGTTCGCCATCGCCTATGCCCGCAACGTCCTCGACCGACACCTGCTGGAGAGCAATCCCTGCTTCGAACGGCTCGCGCGCGACCGCGGTTTCTACAGCGACGCCCTGCTGACCGAGATCGCCCGCACCGGCGGGGTGCGCGGCAATCGCCGCATCCCCGAGGACGTGCGCGCCGCCTTTCCTACCGCACTGGAGATCGCCCCCGAGTGGCATTTGCGCATGCAAGCCGCGGTCCAGCGGCACGTCGACGCCGCCGTGTCCAAGACCATCAACTTGCCCACCAGCGCCACCGTGGACGATGTCCGGAAGATCTTCCTGGAAGCCTGGCGAGCCAAAGTCAAGGGCATCACCGCTTACCGCTACGGCAGCCGCCCACACCAGGTCCTCACCCTCGTCTCCCCGGAAGACCGCGCCGCCGAACCGCCATTGCGCGTCGATACCACCTTCGTGGGTGGCTGCGCCGCGCACACCTGCGAATTCTGA